A region of Trichoplusia ni isolate ovarian cell line Hi5 chromosome 23, tn1, whole genome shotgun sequence DNA encodes the following proteins:
- the LOC113504803 gene encoding atlastin-like isoform X1, whose amino-acid sequence MAEVEGHKHRETNNHEGEGYEVVGKLSLRVNYKDIQTISQPDAKLEPPITEKPSAPPRNGPHGVQVVNTGPDHTFSLDEDVLKELLLQDDIKDRPVVVLSVAGAFRKGKSFLLDFFLRYLNNKYGSDGSMDWLGGDEEPLQGFNWRGGSERDTTGILMWSEIFKATLDNGEKVAIVLLDTQGAFDSESTVRDCATIFALSTMVSSVLIYNLSQNIQEDDLQHLQLFTEYGRLALEDSGRTPFQRLQFLVRDWSFPYEAPYGAEGGRTILQRRLKVSPHQHPELQSLRKHITSCFSEIACFLMPHPGIRVATSQEFDGRVKDIEMEFKCSLQQLVPMLLAPQNLVPKLINGQKVRAKDLVQYFKSYMNIYKGNELPEPKSMLVATAEANNLTAVAESKELYTKLMEEVCGGAKPYLQTQLLEAEHARIKDKSLHAFHAKRKMGGDEFSQAYYTQLLQDLDEQFVQFRAQNESKNIFKAARTPSVFCALALLFYVLSGLAGLLALYPVANLCNLAMGLALLTLVLWAYIRYSGEMREIGVTIDDVANVLWENLMKPMYQTCIEKGMEQAAAVAAERALGGGGAPHAANGKHKLL is encoded by the exons GCTATGAGGTGGTAGGCAAGCTGAGTTTGCGTGTCAATTATAAAGACATACAAA CTATATCCCAGCCTGATGCCAAGTTAGAACCCCCAA TAACAGAGAAGCCGTCGGCTCCGCCGCGCAACGGTCCGCACGGCGTGCAGGTGGTGAACACGGGCCCCGACCACACCTTCAGCCTCGACGAGGACGTGCTGAAGGAGCTGCTGCTGCAGGACGACATCAAGGACCGGCCCGTGGTCGTGCTCTCAGTGGCCGGCGCCTTCCGCAAGGGCAAGTCCTTCCTGCTCGACTTCTTCCTACGGTACCTTAATAATAAG TATGGGTCCGACGGCAGCATGGACTGGCTGGGCGGGGACGAGGAGCCGCTGCAGGGCTTCAACTGGCGCGGCGGCTCCGAGCGCGACACCACCGGCATCCTCATGTGGTCCGAGATCTTCAAGGCCACGCTCGACAATGGAGAGAAG GTGGCGATCGTCCTGCTGGACACGCAGGGCGCGTTCGACAGTGAGTCCACGGTGAGGGACTGCGCCACCATCTTCGCGCTCTCCACCATGGTCTCCTCCGTCCTCATCTACAATCTCTCGCAGAACATACAGGAGGACGACCTACAACATTTACAG CTGTTCACGGAGTACGGGCGGCTGGCGCTGGAGGACAGCGGGCGCACGCCGTTCCAGCGGCTGCAGTTCCTCGTGCGCGACTGGAGCTTCCCCTACGAGGCGCCCTACGGGGCTGAGGGCGGCCGCACCATCCTGCAGCGGAGGCTCAAG GTGTCCCCTCACCAGCACCCCGAGCTGCAGTCCCTGCGCAAGCACATCACGTCGTGCTTCTCGGAGATCGCGTGCTTCCTCATGCCTCACCCCGGCATCCGCGTGGCTACGAGCCAGGAGTTCGACGGCAGGGTCAAAG ACATCGAGATGGAATTCAAATGTTCGCTGCAGCAGCTGGTCCCGATGCTGCTGGCGCCGCAGAACCTCGTGCCCAAGCTCATCAACGGGCAGAAGGTGCGCGCCAAGGACCTCGTGCAGTACTTCAAGTCCTACATGAACATATACAAGGGCAACGAGCTGCCCGAGCCTAAGAGCATGCTTGTG GCGACAGCAGAAGCTAACAACTTGACAGCTGTGGCCGAGTCTAAGGAGTTATACACGAAACTGATGGAGGAGGTGTGTGGCGGGGCGAAGCCCTACCTGCAGACACAGCTGCTGGAGGCCGAGCACGCGCGGATCAAGGACAAGTCGCTGCACGCCTTCCACGCCAAGCGCAAGATGGGCGGCGACGAGTTCAGCCAGGCCTACTACACACAGCTGCTACAG GACCTGGACGAGCAGTTCGTGCAGTTCCGCGCGCAGAACGAGAGCAAGAACATCTTCAAGGCGGCGCGCACGCCGTCCGTGTTCTGCGCGCTGGCGCTGCTGTTCTACGTGCTGAGCGGGCTGGCCGGCCTGCTGGCGCTCTACCCCGTGGCCAACCTCTGCAACCTGGCCATGGGGCTGGCGCTGCTCACGCTCGTGCTCTGGGCCTACATCCG ATACAGCGGAGAGATGCGAGAAATTGGAGTCACAATAGATGATGTAGCAAACGTGCTGTGGGAGAAT CTAATGAAGCCGATGTACCAGACGTGCATCGAGAAGGGCATGGAGCaggcggcggcggtggcggccgAGCGCGCGCTGGGCGGGGGCGGGGCCCCGCACGCCGCCAACGGCAAGCACAAGCTGTTGTGA
- the LOC113504803 gene encoding atlastin-like isoform X5, whose protein sequence is MAEVEGHKHRETNNHEGEGYEVVGKLSLRVNYKDIQTISQPDAKLEPPITEKPSAPPRNGPHGVQVVNTGPDHTFSLDEDVLKELLLQDDIKDRPVVVLSVAGAFRKGKSFLLDFFLRYLNNKYGSDGSMDWLGGDEEPLQGFNWRGGSERDTTGILMWSEIFKATLDNGEKVAIVLLDTQGAFDSESTVRDCATIFALSTMVSSVLIYNLSQNIQEDDLQHLQLFTEYGRLALEDSGRTPFQRLQFLVRDWSFPYEAPYGAEGGRTILQRRLKVSPHQHPELQSLRKHITSCFSEIACFLMPHPGIRVATSQEFDGRVKDIEMEFKCSLQQLVPMLLAPQNLVPKLINGQKVRAKDLVQYFKSYMNIYKGNELPEPKSMLVATAEANNLTAVAESKELYTKLMEEVCGGAKPYLQTQLLEAEHARIKDKSLHAFHAKRKMGGDEFSQAYYTQLLQDLDEQFVQFRAQNESKNIFKAARTPSVFCALALLFYVLSGLAGLLALYPVANLCNLAMGLALLTLVLWAYIRYSGEMREIGVTIDDVANVLWENVL, encoded by the exons GCTATGAGGTGGTAGGCAAGCTGAGTTTGCGTGTCAATTATAAAGACATACAAA CTATATCCCAGCCTGATGCCAAGTTAGAACCCCCAA TAACAGAGAAGCCGTCGGCTCCGCCGCGCAACGGTCCGCACGGCGTGCAGGTGGTGAACACGGGCCCCGACCACACCTTCAGCCTCGACGAGGACGTGCTGAAGGAGCTGCTGCTGCAGGACGACATCAAGGACCGGCCCGTGGTCGTGCTCTCAGTGGCCGGCGCCTTCCGCAAGGGCAAGTCCTTCCTGCTCGACTTCTTCCTACGGTACCTTAATAATAAG TATGGGTCCGACGGCAGCATGGACTGGCTGGGCGGGGACGAGGAGCCGCTGCAGGGCTTCAACTGGCGCGGCGGCTCCGAGCGCGACACCACCGGCATCCTCATGTGGTCCGAGATCTTCAAGGCCACGCTCGACAATGGAGAGAAG GTGGCGATCGTCCTGCTGGACACGCAGGGCGCGTTCGACAGTGAGTCCACGGTGAGGGACTGCGCCACCATCTTCGCGCTCTCCACCATGGTCTCCTCCGTCCTCATCTACAATCTCTCGCAGAACATACAGGAGGACGACCTACAACATTTACAG CTGTTCACGGAGTACGGGCGGCTGGCGCTGGAGGACAGCGGGCGCACGCCGTTCCAGCGGCTGCAGTTCCTCGTGCGCGACTGGAGCTTCCCCTACGAGGCGCCCTACGGGGCTGAGGGCGGCCGCACCATCCTGCAGCGGAGGCTCAAG GTGTCCCCTCACCAGCACCCCGAGCTGCAGTCCCTGCGCAAGCACATCACGTCGTGCTTCTCGGAGATCGCGTGCTTCCTCATGCCTCACCCCGGCATCCGCGTGGCTACGAGCCAGGAGTTCGACGGCAGGGTCAAAG ACATCGAGATGGAATTCAAATGTTCGCTGCAGCAGCTGGTCCCGATGCTGCTGGCGCCGCAGAACCTCGTGCCCAAGCTCATCAACGGGCAGAAGGTGCGCGCCAAGGACCTCGTGCAGTACTTCAAGTCCTACATGAACATATACAAGGGCAACGAGCTGCCCGAGCCTAAGAGCATGCTTGTG GCGACAGCAGAAGCTAACAACTTGACAGCTGTGGCCGAGTCTAAGGAGTTATACACGAAACTGATGGAGGAGGTGTGTGGCGGGGCGAAGCCCTACCTGCAGACACAGCTGCTGGAGGCCGAGCACGCGCGGATCAAGGACAAGTCGCTGCACGCCTTCCACGCCAAGCGCAAGATGGGCGGCGACGAGTTCAGCCAGGCCTACTACACACAGCTGCTACAG GACCTGGACGAGCAGTTCGTGCAGTTCCGCGCGCAGAACGAGAGCAAGAACATCTTCAAGGCGGCGCGCACGCCGTCCGTGTTCTGCGCGCTGGCGCTGCTGTTCTACGTGCTGAGCGGGCTGGCCGGCCTGCTGGCGCTCTACCCCGTGGCCAACCTCTGCAACCTGGCCATGGGGCTGGCGCTGCTCACGCTCGTGCTCTGGGCCTACATCCG ATACAGCGGAGAGATGCGAGAAATTGGAGTCACAATAGATGATGTAGCAAACGTGCTGTGGGAGAAT GTCTTGTGA
- the LOC113504803 gene encoding atlastin-like isoform X2, with the protein MAEVEGHKHRETNNHEGEAISQPDAKLEPPITEKPSAPPRNGPHGVQVVNTGPDHTFSLDEDVLKELLLQDDIKDRPVVVLSVAGAFRKGKSFLLDFFLRYLNNKYGSDGSMDWLGGDEEPLQGFNWRGGSERDTTGILMWSEIFKATLDNGEKVAIVLLDTQGAFDSESTVRDCATIFALSTMVSSVLIYNLSQNIQEDDLQHLQLFTEYGRLALEDSGRTPFQRLQFLVRDWSFPYEAPYGAEGGRTILQRRLKVSPHQHPELQSLRKHITSCFSEIACFLMPHPGIRVATSQEFDGRVKDIEMEFKCSLQQLVPMLLAPQNLVPKLINGQKVRAKDLVQYFKSYMNIYKGNELPEPKSMLVATAEANNLTAVAESKELYTKLMEEVCGGAKPYLQTQLLEAEHARIKDKSLHAFHAKRKMGGDEFSQAYYTQLLQDLDEQFVQFRAQNESKNIFKAARTPSVFCALALLFYVLSGLAGLLALYPVANLCNLAMGLALLTLVLWAYIRYSGEMREIGVTIDDVANVLWENLMKPMYQTCIEKGMEQAAAVAAERALGGGGAPHAANGKHKLL; encoded by the exons CTATATCCCAGCCTGATGCCAAGTTAGAACCCCCAA TAACAGAGAAGCCGTCGGCTCCGCCGCGCAACGGTCCGCACGGCGTGCAGGTGGTGAACACGGGCCCCGACCACACCTTCAGCCTCGACGAGGACGTGCTGAAGGAGCTGCTGCTGCAGGACGACATCAAGGACCGGCCCGTGGTCGTGCTCTCAGTGGCCGGCGCCTTCCGCAAGGGCAAGTCCTTCCTGCTCGACTTCTTCCTACGGTACCTTAATAATAAG TATGGGTCCGACGGCAGCATGGACTGGCTGGGCGGGGACGAGGAGCCGCTGCAGGGCTTCAACTGGCGCGGCGGCTCCGAGCGCGACACCACCGGCATCCTCATGTGGTCCGAGATCTTCAAGGCCACGCTCGACAATGGAGAGAAG GTGGCGATCGTCCTGCTGGACACGCAGGGCGCGTTCGACAGTGAGTCCACGGTGAGGGACTGCGCCACCATCTTCGCGCTCTCCACCATGGTCTCCTCCGTCCTCATCTACAATCTCTCGCAGAACATACAGGAGGACGACCTACAACATTTACAG CTGTTCACGGAGTACGGGCGGCTGGCGCTGGAGGACAGCGGGCGCACGCCGTTCCAGCGGCTGCAGTTCCTCGTGCGCGACTGGAGCTTCCCCTACGAGGCGCCCTACGGGGCTGAGGGCGGCCGCACCATCCTGCAGCGGAGGCTCAAG GTGTCCCCTCACCAGCACCCCGAGCTGCAGTCCCTGCGCAAGCACATCACGTCGTGCTTCTCGGAGATCGCGTGCTTCCTCATGCCTCACCCCGGCATCCGCGTGGCTACGAGCCAGGAGTTCGACGGCAGGGTCAAAG ACATCGAGATGGAATTCAAATGTTCGCTGCAGCAGCTGGTCCCGATGCTGCTGGCGCCGCAGAACCTCGTGCCCAAGCTCATCAACGGGCAGAAGGTGCGCGCCAAGGACCTCGTGCAGTACTTCAAGTCCTACATGAACATATACAAGGGCAACGAGCTGCCCGAGCCTAAGAGCATGCTTGTG GCGACAGCAGAAGCTAACAACTTGACAGCTGTGGCCGAGTCTAAGGAGTTATACACGAAACTGATGGAGGAGGTGTGTGGCGGGGCGAAGCCCTACCTGCAGACACAGCTGCTGGAGGCCGAGCACGCGCGGATCAAGGACAAGTCGCTGCACGCCTTCCACGCCAAGCGCAAGATGGGCGGCGACGAGTTCAGCCAGGCCTACTACACACAGCTGCTACAG GACCTGGACGAGCAGTTCGTGCAGTTCCGCGCGCAGAACGAGAGCAAGAACATCTTCAAGGCGGCGCGCACGCCGTCCGTGTTCTGCGCGCTGGCGCTGCTGTTCTACGTGCTGAGCGGGCTGGCCGGCCTGCTGGCGCTCTACCCCGTGGCCAACCTCTGCAACCTGGCCATGGGGCTGGCGCTGCTCACGCTCGTGCTCTGGGCCTACATCCG ATACAGCGGAGAGATGCGAGAAATTGGAGTCACAATAGATGATGTAGCAAACGTGCTGTGGGAGAAT CTAATGAAGCCGATGTACCAGACGTGCATCGAGAAGGGCATGGAGCaggcggcggcggtggcggccgAGCGCGCGCTGGGCGGGGGCGGGGCCCCGCACGCCGCCAACGGCAAGCACAAGCTGTTGTGA
- the LOC113504803 gene encoding atlastin-like isoform X3 has translation MTGDADRSLHSAISQPDAKLEPPITEKPSAPPRNGPHGVQVVNTGPDHTFSLDEDVLKELLLQDDIKDRPVVVLSVAGAFRKGKSFLLDFFLRYLNNKYGSDGSMDWLGGDEEPLQGFNWRGGSERDTTGILMWSEIFKATLDNGEKVAIVLLDTQGAFDSESTVRDCATIFALSTMVSSVLIYNLSQNIQEDDLQHLQLFTEYGRLALEDSGRTPFQRLQFLVRDWSFPYEAPYGAEGGRTILQRRLKVSPHQHPELQSLRKHITSCFSEIACFLMPHPGIRVATSQEFDGRVKDIEMEFKCSLQQLVPMLLAPQNLVPKLINGQKVRAKDLVQYFKSYMNIYKGNELPEPKSMLVATAEANNLTAVAESKELYTKLMEEVCGGAKPYLQTQLLEAEHARIKDKSLHAFHAKRKMGGDEFSQAYYTQLLQDLDEQFVQFRAQNESKNIFKAARTPSVFCALALLFYVLSGLAGLLALYPVANLCNLAMGLALLTLVLWAYIRYSGEMREIGVTIDDVANVLWENLMKPMYQTCIEKGMEQAAAVAAERALGGGGAPHAANGKHKLL, from the exons CTATATCCCAGCCTGATGCCAAGTTAGAACCCCCAA TAACAGAGAAGCCGTCGGCTCCGCCGCGCAACGGTCCGCACGGCGTGCAGGTGGTGAACACGGGCCCCGACCACACCTTCAGCCTCGACGAGGACGTGCTGAAGGAGCTGCTGCTGCAGGACGACATCAAGGACCGGCCCGTGGTCGTGCTCTCAGTGGCCGGCGCCTTCCGCAAGGGCAAGTCCTTCCTGCTCGACTTCTTCCTACGGTACCTTAATAATAAG TATGGGTCCGACGGCAGCATGGACTGGCTGGGCGGGGACGAGGAGCCGCTGCAGGGCTTCAACTGGCGCGGCGGCTCCGAGCGCGACACCACCGGCATCCTCATGTGGTCCGAGATCTTCAAGGCCACGCTCGACAATGGAGAGAAG GTGGCGATCGTCCTGCTGGACACGCAGGGCGCGTTCGACAGTGAGTCCACGGTGAGGGACTGCGCCACCATCTTCGCGCTCTCCACCATGGTCTCCTCCGTCCTCATCTACAATCTCTCGCAGAACATACAGGAGGACGACCTACAACATTTACAG CTGTTCACGGAGTACGGGCGGCTGGCGCTGGAGGACAGCGGGCGCACGCCGTTCCAGCGGCTGCAGTTCCTCGTGCGCGACTGGAGCTTCCCCTACGAGGCGCCCTACGGGGCTGAGGGCGGCCGCACCATCCTGCAGCGGAGGCTCAAG GTGTCCCCTCACCAGCACCCCGAGCTGCAGTCCCTGCGCAAGCACATCACGTCGTGCTTCTCGGAGATCGCGTGCTTCCTCATGCCTCACCCCGGCATCCGCGTGGCTACGAGCCAGGAGTTCGACGGCAGGGTCAAAG ACATCGAGATGGAATTCAAATGTTCGCTGCAGCAGCTGGTCCCGATGCTGCTGGCGCCGCAGAACCTCGTGCCCAAGCTCATCAACGGGCAGAAGGTGCGCGCCAAGGACCTCGTGCAGTACTTCAAGTCCTACATGAACATATACAAGGGCAACGAGCTGCCCGAGCCTAAGAGCATGCTTGTG GCGACAGCAGAAGCTAACAACTTGACAGCTGTGGCCGAGTCTAAGGAGTTATACACGAAACTGATGGAGGAGGTGTGTGGCGGGGCGAAGCCCTACCTGCAGACACAGCTGCTGGAGGCCGAGCACGCGCGGATCAAGGACAAGTCGCTGCACGCCTTCCACGCCAAGCGCAAGATGGGCGGCGACGAGTTCAGCCAGGCCTACTACACACAGCTGCTACAG GACCTGGACGAGCAGTTCGTGCAGTTCCGCGCGCAGAACGAGAGCAAGAACATCTTCAAGGCGGCGCGCACGCCGTCCGTGTTCTGCGCGCTGGCGCTGCTGTTCTACGTGCTGAGCGGGCTGGCCGGCCTGCTGGCGCTCTACCCCGTGGCCAACCTCTGCAACCTGGCCATGGGGCTGGCGCTGCTCACGCTCGTGCTCTGGGCCTACATCCG ATACAGCGGAGAGATGCGAGAAATTGGAGTCACAATAGATGATGTAGCAAACGTGCTGTGGGAGAAT CTAATGAAGCCGATGTACCAGACGTGCATCGAGAAGGGCATGGAGCaggcggcggcggtggcggccgAGCGCGCGCTGGGCGGGGGCGGGGCCCCGCACGCCGCCAACGGCAAGCACAAGCTGTTGTGA
- the LOC113504803 gene encoding atlastin-like isoform X4: MTGDADRSLHSVTEKPSAPPRNGPHGVQVVNTGPDHTFSLDEDVLKELLLQDDIKDRPVVVLSVAGAFRKGKSFLLDFFLRYLNNKYGSDGSMDWLGGDEEPLQGFNWRGGSERDTTGILMWSEIFKATLDNGEKVAIVLLDTQGAFDSESTVRDCATIFALSTMVSSVLIYNLSQNIQEDDLQHLQLFTEYGRLALEDSGRTPFQRLQFLVRDWSFPYEAPYGAEGGRTILQRRLKVSPHQHPELQSLRKHITSCFSEIACFLMPHPGIRVATSQEFDGRVKDIEMEFKCSLQQLVPMLLAPQNLVPKLINGQKVRAKDLVQYFKSYMNIYKGNELPEPKSMLVATAEANNLTAVAESKELYTKLMEEVCGGAKPYLQTQLLEAEHARIKDKSLHAFHAKRKMGGDEFSQAYYTQLLQDLDEQFVQFRAQNESKNIFKAARTPSVFCALALLFYVLSGLAGLLALYPVANLCNLAMGLALLTLVLWAYIRYSGEMREIGVTIDDVANVLWENLMKPMYQTCIEKGMEQAAAVAAERALGGGGAPHAANGKHKLL, translated from the exons TAACAGAGAAGCCGTCGGCTCCGCCGCGCAACGGTCCGCACGGCGTGCAGGTGGTGAACACGGGCCCCGACCACACCTTCAGCCTCGACGAGGACGTGCTGAAGGAGCTGCTGCTGCAGGACGACATCAAGGACCGGCCCGTGGTCGTGCTCTCAGTGGCCGGCGCCTTCCGCAAGGGCAAGTCCTTCCTGCTCGACTTCTTCCTACGGTACCTTAATAATAAG TATGGGTCCGACGGCAGCATGGACTGGCTGGGCGGGGACGAGGAGCCGCTGCAGGGCTTCAACTGGCGCGGCGGCTCCGAGCGCGACACCACCGGCATCCTCATGTGGTCCGAGATCTTCAAGGCCACGCTCGACAATGGAGAGAAG GTGGCGATCGTCCTGCTGGACACGCAGGGCGCGTTCGACAGTGAGTCCACGGTGAGGGACTGCGCCACCATCTTCGCGCTCTCCACCATGGTCTCCTCCGTCCTCATCTACAATCTCTCGCAGAACATACAGGAGGACGACCTACAACATTTACAG CTGTTCACGGAGTACGGGCGGCTGGCGCTGGAGGACAGCGGGCGCACGCCGTTCCAGCGGCTGCAGTTCCTCGTGCGCGACTGGAGCTTCCCCTACGAGGCGCCCTACGGGGCTGAGGGCGGCCGCACCATCCTGCAGCGGAGGCTCAAG GTGTCCCCTCACCAGCACCCCGAGCTGCAGTCCCTGCGCAAGCACATCACGTCGTGCTTCTCGGAGATCGCGTGCTTCCTCATGCCTCACCCCGGCATCCGCGTGGCTACGAGCCAGGAGTTCGACGGCAGGGTCAAAG ACATCGAGATGGAATTCAAATGTTCGCTGCAGCAGCTGGTCCCGATGCTGCTGGCGCCGCAGAACCTCGTGCCCAAGCTCATCAACGGGCAGAAGGTGCGCGCCAAGGACCTCGTGCAGTACTTCAAGTCCTACATGAACATATACAAGGGCAACGAGCTGCCCGAGCCTAAGAGCATGCTTGTG GCGACAGCAGAAGCTAACAACTTGACAGCTGTGGCCGAGTCTAAGGAGTTATACACGAAACTGATGGAGGAGGTGTGTGGCGGGGCGAAGCCCTACCTGCAGACACAGCTGCTGGAGGCCGAGCACGCGCGGATCAAGGACAAGTCGCTGCACGCCTTCCACGCCAAGCGCAAGATGGGCGGCGACGAGTTCAGCCAGGCCTACTACACACAGCTGCTACAG GACCTGGACGAGCAGTTCGTGCAGTTCCGCGCGCAGAACGAGAGCAAGAACATCTTCAAGGCGGCGCGCACGCCGTCCGTGTTCTGCGCGCTGGCGCTGCTGTTCTACGTGCTGAGCGGGCTGGCCGGCCTGCTGGCGCTCTACCCCGTGGCCAACCTCTGCAACCTGGCCATGGGGCTGGCGCTGCTCACGCTCGTGCTCTGGGCCTACATCCG ATACAGCGGAGAGATGCGAGAAATTGGAGTCACAATAGATGATGTAGCAAACGTGCTGTGGGAGAAT CTAATGAAGCCGATGTACCAGACGTGCATCGAGAAGGGCATGGAGCaggcggcggcggtggcggccgAGCGCGCGCTGGGCGGGGGCGGGGCCCCGCACGCCGCCAACGGCAAGCACAAGCTGTTGTGA
- the LOC113505001 gene encoding atlastin-like — MTTKDGSLILGQSIQVVTPNEEHRVVLDEKSLQEVLLRDDVKDLPVVVVSVAGAHRRISCIFSSFQYNESEKGEGDWLGAADETVKRFFGREGSKLTTGIYLWSEPFKASLPSGEKVAVLLMDTQGTSDRTYTVKDNATVFALSTMLSSVLIYNISQNIEEDDLQHLQLFLEYGRVAKDNLVGKPFQRLQFLVRDWSFPHDYPYGPVGGQQLLDKRLKVHEGQHLEQHITGCFEEATCFLMPHPGMKVRTDSHFTGKLSDIDPEYQTHLNQLVPLLLSSENLVQKKIGGQTVKTKDLLSYFKSYVEVFNSDTFQIPTIISEVRKNI; from the exons ATGACGA CTAAAGACGGAAGCTTAATATTGGGGCAAAGTATCCAGGTGGTGACGCCAAACGAGGAGCACCGGGTAGTGCTGGACGAGAAGTCACTGCAGGAGGTCCTACTGCGGGATGATGTCAAGGACCTGCCGGTGGTGGTGGTGTCTGTGGCTGGAGCACATCGGAGGA TCTCGTGTATATTTTCATCGTTTCAGTACAACGAGAGTGAAAAAGGCGAGGGCGATTGGCTCGGCGCGGCGGACGAGACGGTGAAGCGATTCTTTGGGCGCGAAGGCTCCAAACTCACCACCGGCATATACTTATGGTCAGAACCCTTCAAAGCCAGCTTGCCAAGTGGAGAAAAG GTGGCAGTTCTGCTGATGGACACGCAGGGTACCTCCGATAGGACCTACACGGTCAAGGACAACGCCACTGTGTTCGCGCTCTCCACCATGCTGTCCTCCGTGCTGATATACAACATCTCCCAGAATATAGAAGAGGATGACCTTCAGCATCTACAG TTGTTCTTAGAATACGGACGGGTCGCGAAGGATAACTTGGTTGGCAAGCCATTCCAAAGGCTGCAGTTCCTCGTGAGGGACTGGTCCTTCCCGCACGACTATCCTTACGGACCAGTCGGAGGCCAACAGCTGCTTGACAAACGTCTTAAG GTCCACGAGGGTCAACACCTGGAGCAGCATATCACCGGCTGCTTTGAGGAGGCCACTTGCTTCCTGATGCCGCATCCGGGCATGAAAGTCCGCACCGACAGCCATTTCACTGGGAAGCTATCGG ATATCGATCCAGAATACCAGACGCATTTGAATCAACTGGTGCCATTGCTGCTTTCGTCGGAGAACCTGGTGCAGAAGAAGATCGGCGGCCAGACGGTGAAGACTAAGGACCTGCTCAGCTACTTCAAGAGCTACGTCGAAGTCTTCAACAGCGATACGTTTCAGATACCCACGATTATTTCAGAAgttcgtaaaaatatttga
- the LOC113505002 gene encoding LOW QUALITY PROTEIN: AMP deaminase 2-like (The sequence of the model RefSeq protein was modified relative to this genomic sequence to represent the inferred CDS: inserted 2 bases in 2 codons) produces the protein FLVSINPSSNPDLHKFLTHVIGFDSVDDESKPENPILVESMKSPEKWDDEENPPYAYYLYYXYANMTILNHIRKEQGLNTFVLRPHCGEAGPATHLSAGFLLSENISHGLMLRKVPVLQYMYYLAQIYIAMSPLSNNSLFLRYHRNPLPXFFARGLRVTLSTDDPLQFHFTKEPLMEEYSIAAQAWKLSSCDMCELARNSVLMSGFPHEMKQHWLGPEYLNEGPEGNDITQTNVPDVRISYRHETLMDELGNLFRAPV, from the exons TTCCTCGTCTCCATAAACCCGAGCTCCAACCCTGATCTGCACAAATTTCTAACG CACGTGATCGGCTTCGACAGTGTGGACGACGAGTCGAAGCCGGAGAACCCTATCTTGGTGGAGAGCATGAAGTCACCGGAAAAGTGGGATGATGAGGAGAATCCGCCCTACGCCTACTACCTGTACT TGTACGCCAACATGACCATTCTCAATCACATCAGAAA AGAGCAAGGCTTAAATACGTTTGTGCTTCGTCCCCATTGTGGCGAGGCGGGACCAGCCACGCATCTCAGCGCCGGTTTCCTGCTCTCTGAGAATATTTCTCACGGGCTGATGTTAAGGAAG GTCCCGGTGCTGCAGTACATGTACTACCTGGCACAGATCTACATCGCGATGTCCCCGCTCAGCAACAACTCGCTGTTCCTGCGCTACCACCGCAACCCGCTGC ACTTCTTCGCGCGCGGCCTGCGGGTCACGCTCAGTACTGACGACCCGCTGCAGTTCCATTTTACTAAG GAGCCGCTGATGGAGGAGTATAGTATCGCAGCGCAGGCGTGGAAGTTAAGCTCATGTGACATGTGCGAGTTGGCCAGGAACTCCGTGCTTATGTCCGGGTTCCCGCACGAG ATGAAGCAGCACTGGCTGGGGCCGGAGTACCTGAACGAGGGTCCGGAGGGCAACGACATCACGCAGACCAACGTGCCCGACGTGCGCATCTCATACCGCCACGAGACGCTCATGGACGAGCTGGGGAACCTCTTCAGG gctCCAGTCTAG